TTGGCGCTGGCGTTGTAGTTGACGGAGCAGATGGCATCCGTGTGCTGGTCCTGGGGGTTGCAGGACACGAAGCACTGGAAGGTGTTGATGTCGTACAGACGAAGGGTTGGGTGCTGGGTCCCCACCAGGATGAAATCCCCAGAAGGGTGGAATGAAATGGAGCGTAACATCTCTGCTTCCTGTTGGATTAAGAACACACGGCCGagtgaggaaggagaaaagctgaACTGGAAGGGTCAGTGGTGTTCAAGTGCTAAAAAACTACTTGAATTATCAGCACAAactggaaaatgtttcctgtgGGATTGAAATGACAGGCTGCCCATGGCTGCACTGTAGTTTTTGTGCTAGAGCAGCCTGCAGTGCCCCCTTATTCTGGGATATTACAACTCCCCAAGCCCACCACCACCTAATCCCAAACGCTCCTCCAAAACAAAAGGTAACAAAAATGACTTCCAAGTTAATTCTGATTACAGCTGGTCTAATGAATAAAAAGCTGACAGGCTCTAGATTTAAATACAAGTGTCCATGATGCACAGAATTAAGACACAATCTCTGTCATGTCTGCTGATGTATCTGTGTGCTCCTGCACCCCCCAACCCCTGATCCCctgaggcacagcccagctcacaaCAGCTCAGCACTCCAAAGCTGAGCtttggctgctctgagcagtATCTCACCTGGATGTATTTGAAGGCTCTTTTGGCAGAAGGTTTTGAATAATCAAACAATTTAAGTGTGTAGTCCCTTGAGCCAGATGCCAGGATCTGTTCTGTTGGGTGGAAAGCTAAACACGTCACTTCATCCACGTGATCGTACAGAGTCCGGATCACCGGGTGGTTCTCCatgttctgctgtgctgtctcGTTCATCATGACCTACAAAGATCATTCAACATGTTGCTGTTGGAAAATAAAGCAGGTTTTTGACAGAAAACTAGGTTTTAGGCTTGCCAGAGTGGCTGAACAACAGCTCCTTTTTGATGTGACCAGGCACACAATCTGTTCCCTTGGATATTTGGAGACCCTTTATAGGTCAACAAATAAGATTCCTGTATCTTCACAAAGGTCAAAACAACTTGGCTCAAGGACAAAATACTTCAGTAGAAGAGAACTGGTGCAAGAAAACATCACCTTCATAAACAGcccaaagcaaaacactgaCTGCTGGAAGAATTGAGAGAAGCTGCACTGAAACTGCAGCTCTTTGCTGAGAATTTGGTGTGTGctctctgcaaaaaaaatcccactttttaTTGCCACCTGATAACTGAATGCCTTGGAGAAAGATAAAGCAAATCAGTGTGTGGCACAGTCCTAAATACACAGTGAAAACACGGGTGGCCATGAGGGCTGCAGATGCCCATGGGTGGGTTTAACATGAACTGTGCTCAGACAATGCAGCCACAACCAGCACCCAGCAGAAGCCACTTCTGGCTCagttctctccctgctgctgccaggggtgACAccagtgtccctgccctggctcttcTTCCTTCAAGGAGtttctgagcagctgctggagtaGGGAATATGTTGAGACAGGTATTTAGTCCCATCCACTGAGGCAGCCACAAGGTACAGACATGACATGGAGAGAACTCCCAGAGTGGTTACACTTCCTGACTTATCCCAGTGGGCACGGAACAGACAGGATTCCCAGAGTGGTTACAATTCATTATTTTGATGGACATGGCAGGAACACGATTGCCAGAGCGGTTACAATCCCTTACCTCGATGGGCATGGCACTCTTGGCCAGCATCCTCTCGGTGTCCAGGATTTTGATGGAGGCATCAGCCGAGCCCGTGGCTATCAGCTGTCCATCCCTGCTGTAGGTGGCCACGCGGCAGGGCCCCTTGTGGGATGTCACGTAGCAGGTCTCGTACTCGGACGCCTCGGGGGACATGGTCTGCACGTCGGCGTCGAACTCCAGGTCGATGCCGGTGCCCGGTGCCACGGTGTCCGAGCGGCCGATGGCGTACTGGACAGCGCTGTCGTCGTTCTCCAtgcctggggacacagcagggcgGCACTCAGGGCTGGCACCCTTCTCAGAGCCCACCACGGCTCCAGGGGAGGCTGTGGGAAAGGCAGCCCTGaggggagagctgagctggcagagcaggttTGGTCACACAGCACTGGGGGAGTGAGAGAGAGCTGGGCTGCGCTGGAGCAGGCCCAGCTCCTGGTGAACTCTGGGAATACCCCAGTGAAGATGGGAAAGGGCTGATAAAGGCACTGACAATCAGCCACTGACCACAGACAGGCCTCTGGTCAGCTCTTCACAGCGCAGCAACAAGCCCCAACACTATTATATgagttttaaagtaaaaaacccAGAGCATTTACTGACTCTTTTCCTATTCTACTGCACTGAAGCCAAACTATCCCAGCATGGCAAGGGAAAAAACTTGGTCTTCAAGACCACTTCACAGACTTTTATCTTTATTTCCAGGATGCAGCTACAGACCAGAGAGTTCAGCACTGGAAGTGGCAACAGGGCAGACACCAGCCCAGTGGTGATCTTTTTGTTGCTTTGATCTGCTCAAGTCTAGAATTTGTACTTCAAACAGCCACAAAGCTTCACAGATTTATACCCTCAGAACTCAGCTAGTTCAGGCAGCAGAACCAGTTGAGTTACACATGGTGTCATGGCCAGAGCTCTTCCAGGACTTGGTCAGCTTGTTCCAACTGCAGCTCAGGGGTTTTCCCTGTTCTCCCTACGCTGCAGCACTTCCAGAGGGAAGTACAGGGAAAGAACAGGGCCCTGCTGAGACCCCAGAGTGTGAAGCTGTTGCCTGATATACAAAGGCCAGCAAAGACTGCCAATGCAAGGATTTGCTCCCTTTCCAACACTGTCAGGAACAACCAGATAgaaatgatttatttataaagtCAGCAGAACTGTGAGGGTGAAATTTTCCTCAGATCTGTGAGCTCAGTGATCCCCTTTCACTGGGATGTTTTGAGAAGGCTGCCACTcacccagagccctgagtgtcCTTAAAGGAGCTCAAACAGATTTGGACAACGCTCATGGATCTGGTTTGTTgttaatgaaacagaaatgtcctccaaaaaaccccacagaggCAAAGGCTGTACCCAAACGTACGAGTGTTGTGCTATTGCCAGACACCACCTGTGCATCAAAGGTGTCTTTGCAGTGACACCAACCCCTTACTTCACTGGGGAATTAGAAACTAGACTTTTATGTCAGCTTTTGACTCCAGCTTACCTAACTTAATTAGGTGCAGCAGTTGTTCAGAGGGTGCACAGACCGACTGTGGTTTGATCTCATTTATCAAGCCATTAGCAATGTTGATGTATCCATCATAGAGAAGCTGACTAATTATCAGTTTGTAAAGTTGCTGACGGTCTTTCAAACTGACTTTTGTCCTATACATTGTGAGCAGGGACTGCCTTGGGGGGGCCTggaatgaagaacaaaaatcaCATACAAGAGAGTTGCATGAAACCACCGGAACCTTGGAGCAAATCTCAGGGCAAGCACCAGATATTGCTGTGGTTTTGGTGAAAAGCAGAGatgggggaggggggaaagaggagaaaagggagagagagaggagaaaaaggcaggagaaagggaaggaaaaggggaggaaaagacgggagaaaggcaaggaaaatggagaagggggaagaagaggcaggagaagggaggaacagagaaggaagagaggagagaaaggggaggaagagaggagagaaaggggagaaaaacgggaggaaaaggaaaaggggaggaaaagaggggggaaagggaaggaaaaacctgTTGCGcttgttttctgtgtaaatGAAAATCTCGGCCACAAACCGACCCGGCCGTGCTGAGCAGCAGCGGAGCCGGCAGCAGAGCTGCGGCATGAGCCGAACGAGCCAGCCGGTGCTGCCGGCGGGCCCGGGCTCCGATGGATGGATGCACGGGGCGCGCAGGACAGCaccgcgccggccccgccgcccgccctgCGGGGGCCCCGCGCCCTCCCCGCCCTCCCGCCGGCCGCGGGCGGCCCGGAGCCCCGTGCGGGGCGGTGCCGGAGCCGCGGGCGGCGCGGCCCCGGCGGTCCCGGTACGTACCGAGCCTTCCTTCTGCCGCCCGCGCTCTGCCCCTAAGATGGCGGCGGGAGCGCGGAGCGCAtcgagcggcggcggcggcagcggcgggggcggccgggcCCGCAGGACGCTCCTCCGCGAAGGCTGCTGCATCGAGCGCCCGCACATCGATGGGAGGCGGCTCTTGGGGGGGGCGACACAACGGGGCGGCGTCACGTGACCGCCCCCCCACATCCCCCCGTCACGTGGCGGGGAGGCGGGAGCCCCCCCGAAGCGGGGGGAGATGGCGGGGGTCCCGATCCCCATCCCGAGGGTCCCGATCCTCATCCCGGGGATCACGGGGACCCCGCTCCCCATTCCCCCCTTGCTAGGGATCCCGGGGTCCTTCTCTCCGCTCCCTCTTCCGAGCGTTTTGGGGGTCCCTCTCCCCATTCCTCTCCTTCCGAGGGACCCTCCTCGCCATTCCTGCCCTTCCGGGGGTCCCGCTCCCCATCAGGGATCCCGGGGGTCGCTCTCCCCATTCCTCCCCTTCCGGGGATCCCGAGGACCCGTCCCCCCATTCCCCCTTCCGGGGATCCCTCTGcccattcccattccccctTCCGGGGGCAGCGGGGCCTTGGCGGAGGCCGCAAAGCCGCGCTCGGGGCGGGATCGCGGGCGGGGGAGCGGcgcgggcccggccccgccagGCGCGGGGGGAGCCCGGGGCTTCTTTTGTGTCGCAGCCGCAAAGCTCCGGAGCGCCGCTTCCGCCAGACCCCGGATCCCAAACACGGCGACGTGAACGGGCTGGGAATTAAGCGGCTGGCGCTACTGCCCAGCGCTGCGGGCGGGCCCTGCCCCGTCCCCGTCCCCGTCCCCGTCCCGGTCCCCAGCGCAAACCGACCCCTCCCCGAGTCCTACTCACGTCAGCCTCGAGAAAGGGCAGCCGGAGCGGGCGCGGGTCGAGCAGCGGGGCTGCCATGCTCCCCATGCCCCGGGGCAGCTGTCGTCTGTCACACGCTGCAGCGACACGGCGACCCGACATCTTCTTTTTACCTATCCTGAACCACTTGTAAACACCAACACACACAACCAGGGTCTCCTTCGCTCTTGTTTTCAGCACCGCGGAGACAGTGAAAAGTTGCCTTGGATCGCAGTTCTTCACAAGCCCCAAGTGCCGACTGGAGTTTCCTCGCTCCGCGGCGCCTCGCAGGGACCCGCGGGCTCCGAGCTGCGGGGCAGCAGCGCCTCACGCCGCGCTCGCTGCGCTACTCACGGGCCGCGTTCGCTGACCGGCCGCGCTCCCGCTGTGCCGGCGTCTCCTCGGGGGCCGCGCGGATCTGGGCGCTGCCGGGGGCTGCGACGCGAGGGGTCCGCGCCTCGCTCAGGCCGGGCCGGGTGGTGCCTTCGCACTTCGCCTTCGCCCTAAAGCGCTGGCGGCACGTGCCGATGTCCGGGGCCGCTCGGCCGGGACGCACCGGGAGGCTCCGGCCCTGCTCGGCCCGTCCGGGGGGGCACCCACACAATGGCCCCGCTCGCGCTCGGCCCCACGCGCGGTGGCAGCAGCGCCGCTCCCCGGCCTCGCCCGGGGGTGGATGGGGGTGTCTCGGGGGGGATCCGGCAGGAGCGGGACTGACCTGGCGGCGCTCCCGGGCGCGGACCGGagcggaggcggcggcggccaCAGGTGGGAGCGCGGCGCGTTACGCGATTTGCGTAGCGGAAGCGGCGGCTCGGCCGGCGGGAAGTGCGCGGGCGGCGCGCGCCGGGGGGC
This is a stretch of genomic DNA from Parus major isolate Abel chromosome 20, Parus_major1.1, whole genome shotgun sequence. It encodes these proteins:
- the CSTF1 gene encoding cleavage stimulation factor subunit 1 isoform X2, translating into MSGRRVAAACDRRQLPRGMGSMAAPLLDPRPLRLPFLEADSRLPSMCGRSMQQPSRRSVLRARPPPPLPPPPLDALRAPAAILGAERGRQKEGSAPPRQSLLTMYRTKVSLKDRQQLYKLIISQLLYDGYINIANGLINEIKPQSVCAPSEQLLHLIKLGMENDDSAVQYAIGRSDTVAPGTGIDLEFDADVQTMSPEASEYETCYVTSHKGPCRVATYSRDGQLIATGSADASIKILDTERMLAKSAMPIEVMMNETAQQNMENHPVIRTLYDHVDEVTCLAFHPTEQILASGSRDYTLKLFDYSKPSAKRAFKYIQEAEMLRSISFHPSGDFILVGTQHPTLRLYDINTFQCFVSCNPQDQHTDAICSVNYNASANMYVTGSKDGCIKLWDGVSNRCITTFEKAHDGAEVCSAIFSKNSKYILSSGKDSVAKLWEISTGRTLVKYTGAGLSGRQVHRTQAVFNHTEDYVLLPDERTISLCCWDSRTAERRNLLSLGHNSIVRCIVHSPTNPGFMTCSDDYRARFWYRRSTTD
- the CSTF1 gene encoding cleavage stimulation factor subunit 1 isoform X1, translating into MGRGTPKTLGRGSGEKDPGIPSKGGMGSGVPVIPGMRIGTLGMGIGTPAISPRFGGAPASPPRDGGMWGGGHVTPPRCVAPPKSRLPSMCGRSMQQPSRRSVLRARPPPPLPPPPLDALRAPAAILGAERGRQKEGSAPPRQSLLTMYRTKVSLKDRQQLYKLIISQLLYDGYINIANGLINEIKPQSVCAPSEQLLHLIKLGMENDDSAVQYAIGRSDTVAPGTGIDLEFDADVQTMSPEASEYETCYVTSHKGPCRVATYSRDGQLIATGSADASIKILDTERMLAKSAMPIEVMMNETAQQNMENHPVIRTLYDHVDEVTCLAFHPTEQILASGSRDYTLKLFDYSKPSAKRAFKYIQEAEMLRSISFHPSGDFILVGTQHPTLRLYDINTFQCFVSCNPQDQHTDAICSVNYNASANMYVTGSKDGCIKLWDGVSNRCITTFEKAHDGAEVCSAIFSKNSKYILSSGKDSVAKLWEISTGRTLVKYTGAGLSGRQVHRTQAVFNHTEDYVLLPDERTISLCCWDSRTAERRNLLSLGHNSIVRCIVHSPTNPGFMTCSDDYRARFWYRRSTTD
- the CSTF1 gene encoding cleavage stimulation factor subunit 1 isoform X3; its protein translation is MSGRRVAAACDRRQLPRGMGSMAAPLLDPRPLRLPFLEADAPPRQSLLTMYRTKVSLKDRQQLYKLIISQLLYDGYINIANGLINEIKPQSVCAPSEQLLHLIKLGMENDDSAVQYAIGRSDTVAPGTGIDLEFDADVQTMSPEASEYETCYVTSHKGPCRVATYSRDGQLIATGSADASIKILDTERMLAKSAMPIEVMMNETAQQNMENHPVIRTLYDHVDEVTCLAFHPTEQILASGSRDYTLKLFDYSKPSAKRAFKYIQEAEMLRSISFHPSGDFILVGTQHPTLRLYDINTFQCFVSCNPQDQHTDAICSVNYNASANMYVTGSKDGCIKLWDGVSNRCITTFEKAHDGAEVCSAIFSKNSKYILSSGKDSVAKLWEISTGRTLVKYTGAGLSGRQVHRTQAVFNHTEDYVLLPDERTISLCCWDSRTAERRNLLSLGHNSIVRCIVHSPTNPGFMTCSDDYRARFWYRRSTTD